A stretch of the Methylacidiphilum caldifontis genome encodes the following:
- a CDS encoding ABC transporter permease codes for MNRERIIGLFLRYTYVYRRSWIRVLEFVFWPLMDLLVWGYLTLYLTGSPKNFSSPFQFLIGAMILWDVLYRTQLGITLSFLEDVWSKNLINLFVSPITIGEFFVATILVGITKSLLIVGLLGTIAALFFHFNLLQLGTYLLPLVCNLFLMGAACGILTIAFLLRWGQAAESLAWAIPILFQPFAAVFYPLHVLPSSIQPLSFLIPATHVFEGLRSGLEGIYAYNHLLWATALNFCYLGLSFILFKHFFSIAKEKGLLVKLGTQ; via the coding sequence ATGAATAGAGAAAGAATTATAGGCCTTTTTTTGCGTTACACTTACGTTTACAGGAGAAGCTGGATTCGGGTTTTAGAATTTGTTTTTTGGCCCCTCATGGACTTGCTCGTTTGGGGATATCTGACTCTTTATCTCACGGGTTCCCCAAAGAATTTCTCAAGCCCGTTTCAATTTTTGATCGGTGCGATGATCCTTTGGGATGTGCTTTATCGGACACAGCTAGGAATTACACTATCTTTTTTGGAAGATGTATGGTCGAAGAATTTGATCAACCTTTTTGTTAGTCCCATAACCATTGGAGAGTTTTTTGTGGCAACTATTTTAGTGGGCATCACCAAGTCTCTTTTAATCGTAGGCCTTTTAGGAACCATAGCCGCTTTATTTTTCCATTTTAACCTACTGCAACTGGGCACTTACTTATTACCTCTTGTTTGCAATCTTTTCTTGATGGGAGCAGCTTGTGGAATTTTAACTATTGCTTTTCTTCTTAGGTGGGGGCAAGCTGCAGAGTCTCTTGCTTGGGCTATACCAATTCTTTTCCAACCTTTTGCAGCTGTTTTTTATCCCCTCCATGTCCTTCCCTCCTCTATACAACCCTTGTCTTTTCTTATCCCTGCAACGCATGTTTTTGAAGGGTTGAGAAGTGGCCTTGAAGGGATTTATGCTTATAATCATTTATTGTGGGCAACCGCTTTGAACTTTTGTTATTTAGGACTTTCTTTCATTCTTTTTAAGCACTTTTTTTCTATCGCCAAAGAAAAGGGCCTTCTTGTTAAATTGGGCACACAATGA
- a CDS encoding ABC transporter ATP-binding protein, producing the protein MFGKLVAVDQLSFKVMESEIVGFLGANGAGKTTLIHLLLGLLTPSSGSIQIFGLSPSTSRREILSFSNFASGYISLPTNLTVKENLQVFSRLYRIKNPEEKILSLLHLLEIDHLQNKITGFLSAGELTRLCLCKALLNDPKLLFLDEPTAGLDPNISDKVCELLLELRRKTGLTIVYTSHNMRDVERLCDRIIFMKSGKIITQGIPLEIVQEFKQKSLEELFIQLVRE; encoded by the coding sequence GTGTTTGGCAAACTTGTGGCTGTAGATCAGCTTTCCTTTAAAGTCATGGAATCTGAAATCGTTGGGTTTTTGGGGGCCAACGGGGCGGGAAAAACAACATTGATTCATTTGTTGCTTGGGCTTTTAACGCCTAGTTCGGGTTCCATTCAGATTTTTGGTCTCTCTCCTTCTACATCTAGAAGAGAGATCCTATCTTTTTCCAATTTTGCTTCTGGTTACATTAGCTTACCTACAAATCTAACTGTAAAAGAAAATCTTCAAGTATTTTCCCGCCTTTATCGGATAAAAAACCCGGAAGAAAAAATCCTTTCTCTTCTTCATCTATTAGAAATTGATCACTTGCAAAACAAAATTACAGGTTTTCTCTCTGCTGGGGAGTTAACTCGGCTCTGCTTATGTAAAGCCTTGCTGAACGATCCAAAACTGCTCTTTTTAGATGAACCGACGGCGGGTCTTGATCCCAATATTTCTGACAAGGTCTGTGAGTTGTTGCTTGAACTGAGAAGGAAAACTGGACTCACTATTGTGTACACCTCTCATAATATGCGAGATGTAGAAAGACTTTGTGACCGGATTATTTTTATGAAATCGGGAAAAATTATTACCCAGGGAATACCGCTAGAAATTGTTCAAGAATTTAAGCAAAAAAGTCTTGAAGAACTTTTTATTCAGTTGGTTCGGGAATAA
- the dtd gene encoding D-aminoacyl-tRNA deacylase codes for MIGLIQRVKEAAVSTIDQKQACSIGKGIVLFLAIEKEDREKNGDLLVEKVLKCRIFADETGKMNRSLLDINGELLVIPEFTLAGEIAKGNRPSFDRAAPAEVGKQLFDYFTMQLENRYKAVKKGYFGANMAVYLINDGPVTFWIKT; via the coding sequence ATGATCGGCTTGATTCAAAGAGTGAAAGAGGCGGCGGTTTCCACAATAGATCAAAAGCAGGCATGTTCTATTGGCAAAGGGATTGTGCTGTTTTTAGCTATTGAAAAGGAGGATAGAGAAAAAAATGGCGATCTTCTCGTAGAGAAAGTGCTCAAATGTAGGATATTTGCAGATGAAACGGGAAAGATGAACCGGTCTCTTCTTGACATAAATGGGGAGCTGCTCGTTATTCCTGAATTTACCCTAGCTGGTGAAATCGCTAAAGGCAATAGACCGAGTTTTGATCGCGCTGCCCCTGCAGAGGTGGGCAAACAACTATTCGATTATTTTACAATGCAGTTAGAAAATAGATATAAAGCGGTGAAGAAAGGCTATTTTGGAGCGAATATGGCTGTATATTTGATTAACGATGGTCCTGTGACGTTTTGGATTAAAACTTAA